Proteins from a single region of Corylus avellana chromosome ca11, CavTom2PMs-1.0:
- the LOC132165960 gene encoding cytochrome P450 94A2-like: MLFLQLIASFFFLLLLPLLSILFLTRASASPPPSTTTSLPRSYPIIGSFLAVLANRKRSLQWISDIVQLSPSATYVLHRNFATPVVLTANPAVVQHILKTHFHNYVKGNIFPQTLKDLLGNGIFNVDGESWKFQRQIASHEFNTKSLRKFVETVVDTEISDRLIPILSSAAATGTVLDFEDILQRFAFDNICEIAFGFDPAYLLPSLPQTKFAQAFEDSVQISGDRFRSLIPLVWKIKKLLNIGSEKRLRIAVSEVQEFAKNVIREKKHQLREKASLDSVDLLSRFLSSGHSDENFVTDIVISFILAGRDTTSAALTWYLWLLSKNPHVESEVLKEINEKSEATAFDEVKDMVYTHASLCESMRLYPPVAVDSKEAVNDDVLPDGTVVKKGMRVTYIPYAMGRSEALWGKDWAEFKPERWLEREETENRQWRFVGRDAYTYPVFQAGPRICLGKEMAFLQMKRVVAGILRRFKVVPVIEEGVEPEFVTQLAARMKGGLPVRIVERDEKE, translated from the coding sequence ATGCTGTTCCTCCAACTCATagcctctttctttttccttctccttcttcccttACTTTCCATCCTCTTCCTTACCAGAGCTTCAGCATCTCCACCAccctccaccaccaccagcCTCCCAAGATCCTACCCTATAATCGGTTCATTCTTGGCTGTGCTTGCTAACCGCAAACGCAGTCTCCAATGGATTTCAGACATCGTCCAACTCTCACCCTCCGCCACCTACGTCCTCCACCGCAACTTCGCCACTCCCGTGGTCTTAACCGCCAACCCAGCCGTTGTTCAGCACATCCTCAAGACCCACTTCCACAACTACGTCAAGGGAAATATTTTCCCCCAAACCCTCAAAGACTTGCTCGGCAACGGCATCTTCAACGTCGACGGCGAATCCTGGAAATTCCAAAGACAAATTGCCAGCCACGAATTCAACACCAAGTCCCTGCGCAAGTTCGTCGAGACCGTCGTGGACACCGAGATCTCCGACCGCCTCATCCCGATCCTCTCCTCAGCTGCCGCTACCGGAACAGTCCTAGACTTCGAGGACATTCTTCAAAGGTTTGCCTTCGATAATATTTGTGAAATCGCTTTCGGATTCGACCCCGCATATCTCTTGCCCTCTCTTCCACAAACCAAATTCGCTCAAGCCTTTGAAGATAGTGTCCAGATCAGCGGCGACAGGTTCAGATCATTAATCCCGCTCGTTTGGAAAATCAAGAAGCTTTTGAATATTGGGTCCGAGAAGCGCCTGAGAATCGCAGTCTCAGAAGTTCAAGAATTTGCAAAGAACGTAATAAGAGAAAAGAAGCACCAGCTCAGAGAGAAGGCGTCACTCGATTCCGTCGACCTATTGTCAAGGTTCTTGAGCTCCGGCCACTCGGATGAGAATTTCGTGACCGACATAGTGATAAGCTTTATACTTGCTGGGCGCGACACAACCTCCGCGGCTCTCACATGGTATCTTTGGCTGCTTTCGAAGAACCCGCATGTGGAATCCGAGGTTCTCAAGGAAATCAATGAGAAATCCGAGGCGACCGCCTTTGATGAAGTGAAAGACATGGTGTACACTCACGCTTCTCTGTGTGAAAGCATGCGGTTGTACCCGCCTGTGGCGGTAGACTCGAAGGAGGCCGTGAACGACGACGTTTTGCCGGATGGGACAGTGGTGAAGAAGGGAATGAGAGTGACGTACATACCGTATGCAATGGGGAGGTCAGAGGCACTATGGGGAAAAGATTGGGCGGAGTTCAAGCCGGAGCGGTGGCTGGAGAGGGAGGAGACGGAGAATAGGCAGTGGAGGTTCGTGGGGAGGGACGCATACACGTATCCAGTGTTCCAGGCGGGGCCGAGGATTTGCTTGGGAAAAGAGATGGCATTCTTGCAGATGAAGAGGGTGGTCGCAGGTATTCTTAGGCGGTTCAAGGTGGTTCCGGTTATAGAGGAAGGTGTGGAGCCAGAGTTTGTTACGCAATTGGCTGCCAGAATGAAAGGTGGATTGCCGGTGAGGATCGTGGAGAGGGATGAGAAAGAGTGA
- the LOC132164932 gene encoding glu S.griseus protease inhibitor-like produces the protein MAASACTDILTLGTGKSSLPELVGVNGEAAAATIVRENPKVAVTVIVKEGMMVTMDFHSDRVRVWVDKNGTVEQTPQIG, from the exons ATGGCAGCATCAGCATGCACTG ATATTCTAACTTTAGGAACTGGCAAGAGCTCGTTGCCGGAGCTGGTGGGAGTCAACGGAGAAGCTGCAGCAGCGACGATTGTGAGAGAAAACCCAAAAGTTGCTGTCACGGTCATAGTTAAGGAAGGAATGATGGTGACCATGGATTTCCATAGTGATAGGGTCCGAGTTTGGGTTGATAAGAATGGAACTGTGGAGCAGACTCCTCAAATTGGTTAG